The region TAATATGGAAAAAATGGATACAAAAGCAAAATAAGTTGCATACTTTTGATGACGAAGAATTGTTAAAACAATTGTTAGTAGAATATGAAACAGaagaagaaatgaaaaaaaatatggaaaCAATAGATagagaaaaaataagaatagaTATAGAAAAGAAGGATAAAGCATTTAAGGATTCAaacaaaaatgaattaatatcGAGATTAAGGATAGAGATACACATGATGGTATTAGATGAATGCAAAAAAGAGGAATGGATAAGgaacaaaaaagaattttttaaaatatgcaTAGGAGAATTAAAATTACAGGATAATTCCGATGAAAAAGAACTTTTAGAAGTGgaagaagaaataatgaaaagcattacattaaaagaaaaaaaaaaggaattagagaaatttaaaaaagaaaaatgctTTATTGAATTGAAGCAAGAATGGATGAATaatgaaaagaaatatatagaaGAAGTGAATAAAGAAAACTTATTAGGAAATAATGAAGAGAGAGTTGAAAATCCTATGCTACAAAAGCAAAAGATTATATGGAAGAAACATTGGGAAGAAATGCATGAGAAGTTAAAGAAGATTATATGGAAGAAACATTGGGAAGAAATGCATGAGAAGTTaaagaatgaaaataaaaatgaatccTTTATAAAGTTCATGGACGAGTACAATAAAAAAGTCATTAAAAAAGAAGCAGATGAAATTAACGtagtagaaaaaaatataaaagaggatgaaattgaaaaagaaaaaaaaaaagaagagtaCATACAATTAGAGAAAAAAGAGGAAACAAAAATGAAACATATGGAAAGAAAGGTAGAAGAAGTAAGAAAAAGGAGTAATTATATGACATTGAGAAAGAAGCCGAAGAGAAAAACTATAATAGAAATACATATGGTAATAATGCAGGATTGTAAACAGGAGGAATGGGAATTAAACAGAGTAgaatttttagaaatttGCTTGAATGAATGGTTAAAATGTGAGGATTTAACTGAAGACGTAATGGACAAAGAAGTTATGATGAAAGGAGAAAAGGAATGTATTGATGTATCATTAGAAAAACAGAAGATGTTATCGAAGAAATGGATAGAAAGACAAAGAAAGATGTTGGAAAAGTGGAAAAAGGAAGAATGgtttaaaaatttgaaagAAGAATGGAAAAGGGAGGAAAATATGTATACAGAAACAAAGGATAAATTAGAATTCATGGATAAACAAGATAAAATAGAGAGTAATCCTACATTagagaagaaaaaagaaatatggAAGCAATGGTTACAGAGACAAAGGAAGGTATTTATAGATTATTATAAGGAGAGATGGTTTACAGAGTCGTTAGAAGAATATGAGAAGGAACAACAtgaatttataaaagaaaaaaaagaagaaagcatagaagaaaaaaaa is a window of Plasmodium relictum strain SGS1 genome assembly, contig: PRELSG_00_v1_78, whole genome shotgun sequence DNA encoding:
- a CDS encoding surface-associated interspersed protein (SURFIN), with product IWKKWIQKQNKLHTFDDEELLKQLLVEYETEEEMKKNMETIDREKIRIDIEKKDKAFKDSNKNELISRLRIEIHMMVLDECKKEEWIRNKKEFFKICIGELKLQDNSDEKELLEVEEEIMKSITLKEKKKELEKFKKEKCFIELKQEWMNNEKKYIEEVNKENLLGNNEERVENPMLQKQKIIWKKHWEEMHEKLKKIIWKKHWEEMHEKLKNENKNESFIKFMDEYNKKVIKKEADEINVVEKNIKEDEIEKEKKKEEYIQLEKKEETKMKHMERKVEEVRKRSNYMTLRKKPKRKTIIEIHMVIMQDCKQEEWELNRVEFLEICLNEWLKCEDLTEDVMDKEVMMKGEKECIDVSLEKQKMLSKKWIERQRKMLEKWKKEEWFKNLKEEWKREENMYTETKDKLEFMDKQDKIESNPTLEKKKEIWKQWLQRQRKVFIDYYKERWFTESLEEYEKEQHEFIKEKKEESIEEKKNNSEKKKRESGIIKEEVDKKVEKERLISNMCAEIHMMVLDQCKKEEIEFMTNEFLKSYIEQKKEHEVSCEQEMENKKVDEIEKEREMNIMIEKKKEKWECWKKEEWFQELKLNWKKEMIHMKETTDNIREEVVNPMLKTQVIEKQWQEKQRNILKKRNKQNVHERSMKKNKDEEAIEEENDEGDLKKWDITIL